Proteins encoded together in one Candidatus Acidiferrales bacterium window:
- a CDS encoding IPT/TIG domain-containing protein: MKFHRYILFTFAFIFASLAFVSGCKYNVTTPTWDKPYAALGAATIVSIDPSAATGGVNTITIRGHNFVIAATDTFASDTTIVYFSVGSVGGKNFSLSQADVISMDSTTIVVRRPNLVSDSITIEVEPHNGTVAKHGPYQITNVTSQYGGLLQNVPLGGIAADNQGHVFVTENSTTGSSPMGIHEITSATDNIVIGTANGTPWGACVGPDNNLYVMSATTRWIEKVNPSTDSVQQKWVQLAKLAKFGDFDQAGYLFAGWNKTDLYVIPPYAAGTLSAPAAVAGYASDTILAVKVYNGDVYVVSAPSGSPGNEKVWKNHLTSDSTVGTRELVLDMSTTAFAADHITGIAFSSSGDLYIATYSTDPLLIDPGAGSDGTKVDNMYKGILPTVCNGIAWSSTSNYLYMIAGDGSSSNKYMVYQVDMGQDGGAR; this comes from the coding sequence ATGAAATTCCATCGTTATATATTATTTACATTTGCGTTTATTTTTGCCTCCTTAGCATTTGTTTCAGGATGCAAGTACAATGTTACAACGCCTACATGGGATAAGCCTTACGCGGCGCTGGGAGCTGCGACGATTGTTTCTATAGATCCGTCAGCGGCTACCGGAGGCGTGAATACAATTACAATCCGCGGACACAATTTTGTCATTGCAGCGACAGACACATTTGCCTCCGACACCACAATAGTGTATTTCAGTGTCGGCAGTGTTGGCGGCAAAAATTTTTCTCTGTCTCAGGCTGATGTCATTTCGATGGATTCCACGACGATAGTGGTGCGTCGTCCCAATCTTGTGAGTGACTCGATTACCATAGAAGTGGAGCCGCATAATGGCACCGTGGCGAAGCATGGACCATATCAAATAACAAATGTTACTTCGCAGTACGGCGGTCTTCTGCAAAACGTCCCCTTGGGTGGAATCGCGGCCGACAATCAGGGTCATGTGTTCGTTACGGAAAACTCGACCACCGGGTCCAGCCCGATGGGCATACATGAGATCACCTCTGCCACCGACAACATAGTAATAGGAACGGCCAATGGGACGCCATGGGGAGCTTGCGTGGGACCCGACAACAATTTATATGTGATGTCGGCAACCACCAGATGGATTGAGAAAGTGAATCCATCGACTGATTCTGTGCAGCAGAAATGGGTGCAGCTGGCGAAACTTGCTAAATTTGGGGACTTCGACCAGGCTGGATATCTTTTTGCCGGATGGAACAAGACCGATCTCTATGTTATTCCTCCTTATGCCGCCGGAACCCTTAGCGCCCCGGCCGCTGTAGCAGGATATGCGTCCGATACAATACTTGCGGTGAAAGTCTATAATGGTGATGTCTATGTCGTATCTGCTCCCTCAGGTTCGCCGGGGAATGAAAAGGTCTGGAAGAATCATCTTACATCGGATAGCACGGTGGGTACACGAGAGCTCGTGCTTGACATGAGTACGACGGCATTCGCTGCCGATCATATAACCGGCATCGCATTCTCCTCGAGCGGCGACCTGTATATCGCAACTTATTCGACCGATCCACTTCTCATCGACCCCGGCGCCGGATCAGATGGTACGAAAGTGGACAATATGTACAAAGGAATTCTCCCGACAGTTTGCAACGGGATTGCGTGGAGCAGCACATCCAATTATTTGTACATGATTGCCGGTGACGGTTCTAGCTCAAACAAATATATGGTATATCAAGTTGATATGGGGCAAGATGGCGGAGCACGATGA
- a CDS encoding T9SS type A sorting domain-containing protein, with translation MNTIKAVLSAVLLLGGVSQVFGQSGTNCFLQDYYPKTAAIPLYRDTTKTNVSPNVIVTIDGTDTLGEISNYVFGNAVATWVSQDVNNPTLLGYLQLLSPTLIRYPGGSWSDVFFWSGNPGDLPDSIYDASNYYGTGAVKQRLSPELGPSLLPTPESYYNMRDQLYTQGLITINYAYARYGRSNDPVAQAAHYAADWVRYDDGRTEFWEIGNEDNRPWEAGFLIDTSKNKDHQPAVISGDLYGKHFKIFVDSMKAAANGIGATIYVGGQINQYHDASDWIVADRNWNQQFFNEVGDTADFYVIHDYYGNNATSIKGQVDNGVSEIDADIASVRQDISNFGAAPMPIALTEWNCSSANNSGSATAETSIANGMQAVALFCEMIKNNMGMSARWLIANWNTDGMFYNGNDGSIPQWNPRPDFYYIYYLNQVIGDHVVSATVPGGKGIYAYATRFSSGHTGVVVVNDGSTSQTVMLNPKSIGVGDRFYVYTLTGVDNSTWPQSVVVNGHGPSATRWGPLDSLQQIPALAYPVDDTIEFASPANSVEYVLVDSGSRNISSVHGKDSQTPYKFELGQNYPNPFNPTTDISYQLMTVSHVTLKIYDVLGREIATLVDGEQQPGEHIVRFDGSNLSSGVYFYRMKAGDFVETKKLMLIR, from the coding sequence ATGAATACTATCAAGGCAGTTCTATCAGCCGTGTTGCTTCTTGGCGGGGTCAGTCAGGTTTTCGGTCAGAGTGGGACAAATTGTTTCCTGCAGGATTATTACCCAAAAACTGCAGCTATACCACTCTATCGAGATACGACAAAGACTAATGTCTCCCCTAATGTTATCGTTACCATTGACGGTACCGACACGCTCGGCGAGATATCGAACTATGTTTTCGGAAATGCAGTAGCGACATGGGTGTCACAGGACGTAAACAATCCGACGCTGCTGGGTTATCTCCAATTGCTGTCGCCTACTCTCATCCGTTATCCGGGAGGAAGCTGGTCGGACGTTTTTTTCTGGAGCGGCAATCCTGGCGATCTGCCCGATTCTATTTACGATGCGAGCAATTATTATGGCACTGGTGCGGTTAAGCAAAGGCTCTCACCGGAGTTAGGCCCCAGTCTCCTTCCGACTCCTGAAAGCTACTATAATATGCGTGACCAGCTTTACACGCAGGGACTCATAACCATCAACTATGCTTACGCCCGCTACGGGCGAAGCAACGATCCCGTAGCGCAGGCCGCACATTATGCGGCTGATTGGGTGCGCTATGATGACGGTCGCACTGAATTTTGGGAGATCGGCAACGAAGATAACCGACCCTGGGAAGCCGGTTTCCTGATCGACACTTCGAAAAACAAAGACCATCAGCCCGCAGTAATTAGTGGTGACCTCTACGGGAAACATTTCAAAATATTTGTCGACTCGATGAAAGCGGCGGCGAACGGAATTGGAGCAACAATATATGTTGGAGGTCAAATAAACCAATACCATGATGCAAGCGACTGGATCGTCGCCGACCGGAATTGGAACCAACAGTTCTTCAACGAAGTCGGCGATACCGCAGATTTTTACGTGATACACGATTATTACGGCAACAATGCTACAAGCATAAAGGGTCAGGTAGATAACGGTGTGAGTGAAATTGACGCCGATATTGCCTCGGTTCGGCAGGACATTTCCAATTTCGGCGCTGCTCCGATGCCGATCGCATTGACTGAATGGAACTGTTCCTCTGCAAACAACAGCGGGTCCGCTACGGCAGAAACATCAATTGCAAACGGGATGCAAGCTGTGGCGCTCTTTTGTGAGATGATAAAGAACAACATGGGGATGTCTGCAAGGTGGCTCATTGCAAACTGGAACACTGACGGAATGTTTTATAATGGGAACGATGGCAGCATTCCGCAATGGAATCCGCGGCCTGATTTCTATTACATATATTATCTGAACCAAGTCATCGGAGACCATGTCGTAAGCGCGACTGTGCCGGGAGGCAAAGGTATCTATGCTTATGCCACGAGGTTCTCTTCGGGACACACTGGTGTCGTTGTAGTGAATGACGGTTCCACCAGTCAAACTGTGATGCTGAATCCAAAAAGCATCGGTGTAGGAGACAGATTTTATGTCTATACCCTCACAGGAGTCGACAATAGCACATGGCCGCAGTCTGTGGTTGTGAATGGTCATGGCCCCAGCGCGACAAGATGGGGACCCCTTGACAGCCTTCAGCAGATTCCGGCTCTGGCATATCCTGTCGATGACACGATAGAGTTTGCTTCACCAGCGAATTCGGTGGAATATGTATTGGTCGACAGTGGCAGCCGCAATATTTCGTCGGTCCACGGCAAGGATTCGCAGACTCCCTACAAATTTGAGCTGGGTCAAAATTATCCGAACCCTTTCAATCCGACGACCGACATTAGCTACCAGCTTATGACGGTTAGTCACGTGACTTTAAAGATTTATGACGTGCTTGGAAGAGAGATAGCGACGTTGGTCGATGGAGAACAGCAGCCTGGTGAACATATTGTCCGCTTTGACGGCTCGAACTTATCAAGCGGCGTCTATTTTTACCGGATGAAGGCTGGCGATTTTGTCGAAACAAAGAAACTTATGTTGATAAGATAG
- a CDS encoding T9SS type A sorting domain-containing protein, giving the protein MNGLKIFSCIALIFLISSVTMAQTGTRVIESFDYQLGSVLDTLGTAGNGWAGSWYISDSSTNHNSKMLAVADTGIADYESALAYPINRAGHAVCGSIPSGWTYIRYARYLSHPVTNEAKATYWLSFVNDLEYGSPNCWNVCSFWDSTYEEFGAPHGWGNDTAMINNVSGTGVPGLLCQGTGPHWWVLRLDLDGDTSAVLHMWHDLDPSGGKPDTASADARGTYSFWKHGTVLYDSVLHHGFNAVHLEFSNSNVGTQAMFAEVRLDTSWAGVSDNDGGKLTTGVNLPPNTHPTQFVLSQNYPNPFNPTTRIEYTVPQNSLVTLKVYNILGQEVATLFSGLKAPGTYSAIFDGSRFASGVYSYRLQAGSNQITKKLVLLK; this is encoded by the coding sequence ATGAACGGCCTGAAAATATTTTCCTGCATAGCGTTAATTTTCCTTATAAGCTCAGTGACCATGGCCCAAACCGGCACGCGTGTCATTGAGTCTTTCGATTATCAACTGGGATCCGTTCTGGATACTTTGGGCACTGCCGGCAACGGTTGGGCCGGCAGCTGGTACATCTCGGATTCGTCGACGAATCACAACAGTAAAATGCTCGCGGTGGCCGATACCGGAATAGCAGATTATGAAAGTGCGCTGGCCTATCCTATCAACCGTGCTGGTCACGCGGTGTGCGGGTCAATTCCCAGCGGCTGGACCTATATACGATATGCCCGGTATTTGAGCCATCCAGTGACCAACGAGGCGAAGGCTACCTACTGGTTGAGTTTCGTCAATGACCTGGAATACGGCTCGCCGAATTGCTGGAACGTCTGCTCATTCTGGGACAGCACGTATGAAGAATTCGGAGCTCCACATGGCTGGGGTAACGACACTGCGATGATAAATAATGTTTCCGGCACAGGAGTCCCTGGACTTTTGTGTCAGGGCACAGGACCACACTGGTGGGTATTGAGACTGGACTTGGACGGAGATACCTCTGCCGTACTTCATATGTGGCATGATCTGGATCCCAGTGGAGGAAAACCCGACACAGCGTCTGCGGACGCGCGGGGAACCTACAGCTTTTGGAAACATGGAACCGTGTTATACGATTCCGTACTCCACCACGGCTTCAACGCCGTTCACCTCGAGTTCAGCAATTCGAATGTCGGGACGCAGGCGATGTTTGCCGAAGTTCGCCTCGACACGTCTTGGGCTGGCGTCTCCGACAATGACGGAGGAAAGCTAACGACAGGTGTGAATCTTCCGCCCAATACGCACCCGACTCAATTCGTCTTGTCTCAAAACTATCCGAACCCGTTCAATCCGACAACTCGGATAGAGTACACCGTTCCACAGAATAGTCTCGTTACTCTGAAAGTATACAACATCCTCGGACAGGAAGTAGCGACATTGTTCTCCGGCTTGAAGGCACCTGGTACGTACTCTGCAATATTTGATGGCAGCAGATTCGCCAGCGGCGTTTACTCCTATAGGTTACAGGCTGGAAGCAATCAGATTACTAAGAAATTGGTCCTCTTGAAGTAA